GGGGAGCTCTTTCTCGCTCGCATTTTGAGCGAGGCTGCAATGCACAGCTGCATCGAGGGTCTCCTGAAGAACCAAGATGAACAGTCTCTTGAGTGCCTGTGTGAGCTCCTCCAGATTATCGGCATGAATCTGGAGACAGTAACTGCCGAGAAGGTCATGAACTCACACTATGACCAGATGGATGTTATTGCCAAGGATGAAAAGACATCCTCCAGGATTTCTCTGATGCTGAAGACAGCAACAGACCCCAAGAGAAAATTCCTCGGGCTGACTGGCGGCAGAGTTCCTAAGACCGAGGATAAAGCATCAGTCTCCACTCCCCAAGAGAAGGAAAAGTTCCACCTAATGCCACGACCAAGGAAGCCCACTGACTATAGGCCTGTTGCGTGCGACAGTGAAACCTTTTCAGAGATGGTAATTGTCAATTTTCTTACAAATGGCAACTTAGAAGAAGCCATGAGCTGTGTGGCAGAGCAAATGAGCCCCTCACTcctccatgtgtttgtctgctctgctgtggactTCACGTTTGAGAGCAGCAGTGACTCTCGGAGGAAGATGGGCCTGTTGCTGCGGCGGCTGCATGAAGCAGGAGTCCTGCCAGCGGAGCAGATCGTGAAAGGGCTGCAGGACATAGTGGAGACGGCTGTCTACATTGAGGCAGAGGTGCCAAACATCTGGCGCTGCCTCGCTGAGGTCATCGACCCTGTGCCACACCTGGCTGAGGTCATCAAACCTGTAGCACACCTCGGTGAGGTCATCGACCCTGTGCCACAGAGGGGCGCATCTCCACTGATGAGATGTTTGGAAGCATCCCGTTGCTCCCATCTCCTTAACCGACTGGTGTGCTGAGGATCCACCCCCCAACCATTGCCATTCCTCTGGACCTGACTCACTACTTACCCCAAGCTGTTGgtttaacaataaaaatgattgtttGTTGCGTATTCCTGGACGTAAGTTTTGTTCTGTGAAACTTTTAATAAACTTCATCTAGAAATGAATTGGCTGCATATCatgaacattattattattatttatagttttttctatttgtggaCAGATTTGAACGCAATAGCATCTTAATTGTGCAAGATGCAATCATGAAACCCTACAGGTGTGTGGCAAAATGTAGATGTGGTCTGACCCACAACTGCTTACATTGTGGTTATAActattcaatcaatcaatgaaacTTTATGTATTCAACACATTCTATATCGACAATGTGTTGATGAGACAGACATAAGAAAACAACTGCAAGCAATAGCAAatgaacaattaaaacaaataaaaaccttaaTTTAGCTTCACTGCTAATCGATGCTCATTTCCAGAGTCTACACCACCATGCCACAAACCTGGGTGGAACGAATGCTCATTCCGGTGGACTACAGTCACCCTCCCATTGATGATGAACCCCCCCCCATGAGGCTGGACAACATCTGATGGGACAAGTGCAAGCACCTACTATTGTGTTGAAGACAgggtgctgctgtggagagaaCACCATGACTACTTTCCTCATGGTCTGTTGTGTCATAATCTTAAGTCTAATGCTCGTCTGCACTGTCTTCCTCGCTTTATACTTGTGGAAGTAAGAAGTTTATGTGGAAGCCAAGTTACCTGTTCTACCATTAAAAAGTATTCCACTTGGTGTTCAAAAgcagtaaaaataaagaaataaaaaataaaaacaatttgggACTTATTCATGTCGTAAAATTCAGGtgaaacaaactaaatgaaaaatcaATATAATACGATAAAAGTGTGTAGTAAAAACTACATCAAGAATAAAAAAGGGGGGTTAGATAGTTAGAAATGAtgtttaataatgataaaagaGAGTGAACTGTTTATAAGTAACAAATACAAATGCTTCAAATACCAAACGTTTGACTATAGTGTTGTAGTAATGATGTCATAATGTAGTAATGACTCCAGATGTtcatgtaataatgtagtaatgaaGACAGAGTGATCATACAATAATTTAGTCTGCTGATTACTCCTGTACGTATTATTGAGTATTACTCACATTTTAAGACCTTTGAACTGGTCTTTAAATGTGagtaatattgtttttaatgtatttattgatttagaGACGCTCACAACCAGCAGCTGAAGGAAACTTAACACTGGCAGCTAAGCCTTTATATTAAAGTAAACTACACCCACAATAtaaatttttaaatgttatgattatttaaaaacatcatttagaatttttggaaaatatgttttataaccccccccccccccccccccccccccccacacacacacacacacacactcagccccccccccccccccaaatcgTTTTGGGTCACATCATAGCAGCAAAGATAAAGAATTACCAGAGAGCTTGGCATGACTATGACTTTGATGTCATCTCTTTACATCAATGCTCACACCTCACTTGGTCTATGTGGCTCACTTGGCTTGGTTCACTTTGTCTACTCAACACATATCTTGCTCAGTTTAACTTGTATTCTCGACGCAGCTTGTTGTTAGCATTTACTTAAttctacacaaacaaaaagatcttaaaagaaataaaaaacatggcagattCCACCAAGAAGTTTCCTCTGTCCCACACAGTGAAGGGAAGTATCCGCCAAAGGGATCCTAGGGTTTTTGTGAAGCCCTCAGTCTCCTCAAGGAAGGAGAGCGCCATGACTTCATCTAACCTCAAGAGCAAGAAGGGCGGACAGACTCAAATCAAGCCTGTCAAGGCCACTTTTGGATGTCCCTCTGAGGTAGATGAGCAGCTCAAGAACAAGGAGCTCATCAGGGCTGTTAAAAGTATCCTGAGCAGCCTGACTCCTGAAACGTTCCACTCCTCAGTGGGGCAGCTGAAGAAACTGTGGCTGAACACAGTGGAGGAATTGCAAGAAGTCGTCAACTTCCTCTTTGAGAGTGCCGTAATGGGTGACTCTGCAAAGCTCTATGCCAGGATGTGCAGCAGCCTCCCAAAGGTAGGTCACGCATCTATGACAATGCAATCGtcttacactgtatatattaaaatacaaacaacaatgTTTTCCACCACATGTGAGTTGAATTAGCCTTAACAAGTTTTTcttatgttttcttctcctcaggtCCAGTTCCAACCCACAGTTGACTCAACAACTTCTGTCAACTTCACTATTTTGCTCGCCAGACGCTGCCGCGCAGAGTATGAGGACCTCTTTGGCAAAGGTAACACTGATgagaagagtgagaggggaTTGGAGCAGATGAAGAAAGAGCTGGACGACGCCTCACTTCGTCGCTCCATTGGTACAATCAAATTTATCGGGGAGCTCTTTCTCGCTCGCATTTTGAGCGAGGCTGCAATGCACAGCTGCATCGAGGGTCTCCTGAAGAACCAAGATGAACAGTCTCTTGAGTGCCTGTGTGAGCTCCTCCAGATTATCGGCATGAATCTGGAGACAGTAACTCCCGAGAAGGTCATGAACACACACTATGACCAGATGGATGTTATTGCCAAGGATGAAAAGACATCCTCCAGGATTTCTCTGATGCTGAAGACAGCAACAGACCCCAAGAGAAAATTCCTCGGGCTGACTGGCATCAGAGTTCCTAAGACCGAGGATAAAGCATCAGTCTCCACTCCCCAAGAGAAGGAAAAGTTCCACCTAATGCCACGACCAAGGAAGCCCACTGACTATAGGCCTGTTGCGTGCGACAGTGAAACCTTTTCAGAGAT
This region of Paralichthys olivaceus isolate ysfri-2021 chromosome 13, ASM2471397v2, whole genome shotgun sequence genomic DNA includes:
- the LOC138413582 gene encoding eukaryotic translation initiation factor 4 gamma 1-like; protein product: MADSTKKFPLSHTVKGSIRQRDPRVFVKPSVSSRKESAMASSNLRSKKGGQSQIKPVKNTFGCPSEVDEQLKNKELIRAVKSILSSLTPETFHSSVGQLKKLWLNTVEELQEVVNLLFESAVMGDSAKLYARMCSSLPKVQFQPTVDSTTSVNFTILLARRCRAEYEDLFGKGNTDEKSERGLEQMKKELDDASLRRSIGTIQFIGELFLARILSEAAMHSCIEGLLKNQDEQSLECLCELLQIIGMNLETVTAEKVMNSHYDQMDVIAKDEKTSSRISLMLKTATDPKRKFLGLTGGRVPKTEDKASVSTPQEKEKFHLMPRPRKPTDYRPVACDSETFSEMVIVNFLTNGNLEEAMSCVAEQMSPSLLHVFVCSAVDFTFESSSDSRRKMGLLLRRLHEAGVLPAEQIVKGLQDIVETAVYIEAEVPNIWRCLAEVIDPVPHLAEVIKPVAHLGEVIDPVPQRGASPLMRCLEASRCSHLLNRLVC
- the LOC138413576 gene encoding eukaryotic translation initiation factor 4 gamma 1-like; the protein is MADSTKKFPLSHTVKGSIRQRDPRVFVKPSVSSRKESAMTSSNLKSKKGGQTQIKPVKATFGCPSEVDEQLKNKELIRAVKSILSSLTPETFHSSVGQLKKLWLNTVEELQEVVNFLFESAVMGDSAKLYARMCSSLPKVQFQPTVDSTTSVNFTILLARRCRAEYEDLFGKGNTDEKSERGLEQMKKELDDASLRRSIGTIKFIGELFLARILSEAAMHSCIEGLLKNQDEQSLECLCELLQIIGMNLETVTPEKVMNTHYDQMDVIAKDEKTSSRISLMLKTATDPKRKFLGLTGIRVPKTEDKASVSTPQEKEKFHLMPRPRKPTDYRPVACDSETFSEMVIVNFLTNGNLEEAMSCVAEQMSPSLLHVFVCSAVDFTFESSSDSRRKMGLLLRRLHEAGVLPAEQIVKGLQDIVETAVYIEAEVPNIWRCLAEVIDPVAHLGEVTDPVAHLGEVIDPVAHLGEVIDPVPHKGTSPLMRCLEASRCSHLLNRLVC